Genomic window (Blastocatellia bacterium):
CGGTGCCGATGTGGGCGGTGGTTACCGGACTGAGCGTTTCAATCGGCATCGGCCTGGCCTTCGGCGTCTGGCCGGCGCGCAAAGCCTCGCGCCTCGACCCCATCGAAGCACTGCGCTACGAGTAGGCATCAGGGGCTAGGGACTAGGGACTAGAGAAAACCTCCGGCCGCTAATCCCTAGCCCCTAGCCTCTAGCCCCTGCTATGTCGTCAGACGGCTATAAATCCCCGGCAAGCGTTCCGGCAAGCTCAACACGTCGTCGATGATCGTGTAGCCCACCTCGCCGTACATATCACGCAACTGGTCTTCGCTCTCGCGGTCTATGGTGATGCAGAAGGGCACGACGCCATCAATGCGCGCCTGCCGCAAGGCGATTCGCGTATCTTCGCGCGCATAGCGGCTGTCGCCATAGTCGTGATCATAGGGTCTGCCATCCGACAGCACGATTAACAGCTTGGTGCGCGCTTCCTGGGCCGAGAGCCGGGCGGCAGCGTGACGGATGGCCGCTCCCAGCCGCGTGTTGTTTTGATAGGTAATGCCGCCGATGCGCTTCTCGACATCCGCCGAATAGCGCTCGCTGAAATCTTTGACGACATAAAACTTGACGTTGCGCCGGCCTTCGCTGGTGAAGCCCTGAATCGAATAGATGTCGCCAACGGCTTCCAGCGCTTCGCTCATCAGCACCAGTCCCTCTTTCTCGATATCGATGATGCGCTGGCCGGGCTGTGTGTAATGATAGCTCGGATTGCGGCTGATGGTGCGCGCCGTCGAGCTTGACATATCGAGCAGGAATGACACGGCCACGTCGCGCTCGCGCCGCAGCTTGCGCGTGTAGAGCCGATCATCGATCAAGCCTGTGCTGCGCTTGTCCAGAGCGTAGTCAATCACCGCTTGCAGGTCGAAATCTTCGCCGTCCACCTCGCCGCGAATGCGCCGCAGGTTTTCGGGGCGCAGCAATTGAAATTGATAGCGGATCGATGAGATGACACCGGCATAGCGACTGCGGACGAGCTCGACGAAACTGCGACCGCCGCGCGTGCCGCTGCGTTGAATGACGCGGCACCAGCGCGAACGATAATCGCCAAGCTCGCGATCCCACTCATCGTAGTAAAACGCCGTGTCGCCTTTCTGCAAATCCTGCTCGACGGTTTCGCCGCCGCTCAGGTGTTGCAGCAGCTCGCTGTCGGGCGCGACCTCTTGCGTCTGGTTGCTCGACCAGAAACTGAAAGGGTCTTCGCGGGCTTCGACTTGTTGCTGGTCGGCGGATGATTCGCCGGTATCGGGTACGGCGGACTCGCCCTGAGTCTCGCCGCTGCCGCCATCGTCTGGCTGATCGTTTTGCGTGTCGCCCTGCGCCGGCTGCTCAGTGAATAGCTCGTAAATCTGCCGCGTCGCCATCAGCGAATCAGCGACCGTGGCATCCGTGCGAAAGATGTAATAGCCGAGAATAGCTTCAATGTCACGCACGACCGTCGGGTAAGCGCGGCGCATCGCGTCGGTCGCGCCGCCGCAGATCGCCGCTTGAAAGAGCAGCTCGAAGGGGACGAAGTGCGCCGGGATGTCTTCAATGTGCGGGCGGCGCTCGCGCAAACGCTGGCGCACGAAATCGAGGTCGCGCCGGATGCCGCGGTAGGTCTGCCGCAGCAGGAAATCGATGCGCCCATTTTCAATCGTCGTGAACAACCGCAACGCCAGCTCGGCATTCGGATACTCTGAAAGCACGGTGAGGAAATTCACTTCGGGTGCGGATTGCGGATGGCCCGGACTCTTCTTCGACTTTTTGCCCTCGCCCTTTTTCTCCTTGCCTTCTGACTTCCGATCTCTGGGCCGGCGGCCCGCGAAAGCCGATTGCGTTTCAGCCATCGCCGCGAGGGTGTCGGGCGCGTCTATCGAGTAGGTTTGAAACTCGATCTGCCCGGCGCCATGCGCGGCCAGAACTTTGAACAAGCGGAAGTTTTCGCGCTCTTCCTCGAACTCGGCGACCACCGATGGCAGATAGATCGTCTTGCCGTCACCGATCCGCGATTCGTCAGGAATTGCCGACAGCGACGCGATGGTGAGCACGCGCCCCGTCAAGCCTTCGACATAAAGGCGCAACGTGTGCGATACGGCATCGAGCGTCAGGCCGCCTTCGATCTTAAACAGCGCCTCCTGGCTGGCTTTTGATTCGAGGGCGTAATACGCCTGGACGCGCCGCGGGTTGTCTGTGCTGCGCTCGATGCCGCGCCGCGCCCATTCGCGGAACTGGCCGAGCGAGGCGGCGCTCAAAGCAACCGGGCTCGCCTTGAAGCATTCGACCGCCGCGGCGGTGTTGCGGTCGGCGATCTCTTCGACCACTTGCAGGACGCCGGCAATGACTTCGGCCCGCCGGTTGGCGCGAGCGCGGGCGCCAAGCTCGGCGATGATCTGCGGGCTTTGCTTCATGAAGTGATAACTGGCGGCGTTGCCTTGCAGGGCAACGCGTTTGGCCAGATCAGTCCAGCGCTCGAATGAGTCAATGCCGGCGATGGTCAGGACGCGGCTGGCCGCTTTGAAGTATTGCAAAGCGACGCCGCCGCTGCGATCCAGGTACGACTCGGTGATGGTAAAGAGCTTCTCGACGGGCTGGCGCTCGGCGGAACTGAAGACCGCCGGCAGGTCGGCGAAGAACTCTGCCGCGGTGCCGCCCGACCTGTAGGCGAATGACGCCGTCAGGGTCAGTGCGCGACGCACCAGTGATTCATCGCCGCTGACTTTGATCTGCGACAGCACTTGCGGCGCGGCGACGAAAAGGTCATGGCTGTGCTTGACCGAATGGCGGGCCAGCTCAAGCGAGATGGTCAGCATCTGCGCCGCCATCTCCACCTCATTAATCGCCCGGATGATCTGCGGCGCGCTTCTAAAGCTGTCCATCGCGGTGTTCGCAGAGAGCGCCGCCTGTTTATTCACCAGCCGCAGGACGGGCGAGCGCAGGTCTTCGGGAATGGTGTCTATGACGGCGGCGCTTGATTGAAAGAAGGTGGCGGCGGCTTCGGCACTGGTCGCCGACAGCCGCTTGCCGATCTCGCCCCAGATACGCATGTCCGAGGCATCAATCAGCCGCGAGACTTCGGGCGAGGCCTTCATCATCTCCACCGCCGCGCGCAGGTTTAAGGTCGCAAGCGAGATGCCGATGTCGGTGGTCAGCAGCATGCGTTCGGCGGGCAGCACACCGAGCCGCTTGGCCAGCACGTCGAGCGTCGCGGCGGTGATGCCTTTGAGGTGCTTTTTGAGCTTTCGCGTGATCTCTTTTTCTGTCGAATCCATATCCAATAAAGATGATTAACCAGGAGTGCGCCCGCTGGCAAATGGGTGTGCGGGACGGGCAGGGCATTATCGCCAATTATGCTGGCGAGATCAGTATTCATGAAGATCGAGCGGCGAATCTGCCGCGCTATTGCCAGGGCAATCAGTTCTCGACATTCATAAAGACGAATTAAACACAGAGACACAGA
Coding sequences:
- a CDS encoding VWA domain-containing protein — protein: MDSTEKEITRKLKKHLKGITAATLDVLAKRLGVLPAERMLLTTDIGISLATLNLRAAVEMMKASPEVSRLIDASDMRIWGEIGKRLSATSAEAAATFFQSSAAVIDTIPEDLRSPVLRLVNKQAALSANTAMDSFRSAPQIIRAINEVEMAAQMLTISLELARHSVKHSHDLFVAAPQVLSQIKVSGDESLVRRALTLTASFAYRSGGTAAEFFADLPAVFSSAERQPVEKLFTITESYLDRSGGVALQYFKAASRVLTIAGIDSFERWTDLAKRVALQGNAASYHFMKQSPQIIAELGARARANRRAEVIAGVLQVVEEIADRNTAAAVECFKASPVALSAASLGQFREWARRGIERSTDNPRRVQAYYALESKASQEALFKIEGGLTLDAVSHTLRLYVEGLTGRVLTIASLSAIPDESRIGDGKTIYLPSVVAEFEEERENFRLFKVLAAHGAGQIEFQTYSIDAPDTLAAMAETQSAFAGRRPRDRKSEGKEKKGEGKKSKKSPGHPQSAPEVNFLTVLSEYPNAELALRLFTTIENGRIDFLLRQTYRGIRRDLDFVRQRLRERRPHIEDIPAHFVPFELLFQAAICGGATDAMRRAYPTVVRDIEAILGYYIFRTDATVADSLMATRQIYELFTEQPAQGDTQNDQPDDGGSGETQGESAVPDTGESSADQQQVEAREDPFSFWSSNQTQEVAPDSELLQHLSGGETVEQDLQKGDTAFYYDEWDRELGDYRSRWCRVIQRSGTRGGRSFVELVRSRYAGVISSIRYQFQLLRPENLRRIRGEVDGEDFDLQAVIDYALDKRSTGLIDDRLYTRKLRRERDVAVSFLLDMSSSTARTISRNPSYHYTQPGQRIIDIEKEGLVLMSEALEAVGDIYSIQGFTSEGRRNVKFYVVKDFSERYSADVEKRIGGITYQNNTRLGAAIRHAAARLSAQEARTKLLIVLSDGRPYDHDYGDSRYAREDTRIALRQARIDGVVPFCITIDRESEDQLRDMYGEVGYTIIDDVLSLPERLPGIYSRLTT